The Streptococcus sp. S5 genome contains a region encoding:
- a CDS encoding YlmH family RNA-binding protein — MGQTEIYQHFNREDHEFIDRCIELSERVVERYSVEVTGFLNPHQVTILRNVAASYQLQVFASSDEQKMEYAKVIVAPDYYQLDPSDFDLALLEMVYASKFHHLTHSQVLGTIVHQLGVERKSFGDILTSDGKIQVFVERRFVHYFMDHIQKISRVPVKLREVPLSEQMIVEEESQQRDILVSSYRLDKVIAGTFKLSRSQASQLISSGLVKVNYATTSNVSYAVGLNDLVSVRRFGRLKIVSENGISKSGKYKITVEVLLSKK, encoded by the coding sequence ATGGGACAGACAGAGATTTACCAACATTTCAATCGCGAAGATCACGAATTCATTGATCGCTGTATTGAATTGTCTGAAAGAGTGGTGGAACGCTATTCTGTTGAGGTGACGGGTTTTTTAAACCCTCATCAGGTCACTATTTTACGAAATGTCGCGGCAAGCTACCAATTACAGGTCTTTGCTTCCAGTGATGAGCAGAAAATGGAGTATGCCAAGGTTATTGTTGCTCCGGATTATTACCAATTAGATCCAAGTGACTTTGATCTGGCCTTATTGGAAATGGTCTATGCTTCAAAATTTCATCACTTGACCCATTCCCAGGTACTGGGGACCATTGTTCACCAATTAGGTGTGGAGCGCAAGTCCTTTGGAGATATTCTGACGAGTGATGGAAAGATCCAAGTATTTGTTGAACGGCGTTTTGTTCACTATTTTATGGATCACATCCAGAAAATTTCTCGGGTACCTGTTAAGCTGAGGGAAGTTCCTCTCTCTGAACAAATGATCGTAGAGGAAGAAAGCCAGCAGCGAGATATTCTCGTGTCGAGTTATCGGTTAGATAAGGTGATTGCTGGGACCTTCAAGCTTTCACGCTCACAAGCTAGTCAGTTGATTAGTTCTGGTTTAGTGAAAGTTAACTATGCGACTACTTCCAATGTTAGCTATGCTGTAGGTCTGAATGATTTAGTCAGTGTCCGACGCTTTGGGCGTCTTAAAATTGTTTCTGAAAATGGTATTTCAAAGAGTGGAAAATATAAAATAACTGTTGAAGTACTCTTAAGTAAAAAATGA
- a CDS encoding cell division protein FtsQ/DivIB — MTDDNKKTPTDDKITELSAWQKRNKEYLEKKALEKAEEAETEETESEEAKEDEDLSEKETASVSEEESEEIEESEEEDESEAEEDPDADGESSEGEEVDPAKEELDPSEKQEKKPSFFKGLKTKKPKKEPTVAKRHIYRALPVIGISSIVALLSIYFLSPLSTQKVIEFSGNKAVDQQLLYEKSRIKEEDYTLTTFLHKSVYEQNMKTASPWIKEVHMHYQFPVTFKVNIVEHKVVAYYVTGEDHYPVLENGEVVETVTPASELPSSYISLKFSDRELVRQFVQEMKSISSSITDKIVSVDLTPSKVTKDLVTITMKNDNKILVPVSQITRKLPYYKAISKQLDDDSTIDMEAGVFSYSEQSIADAKEQAEKEKAESTEKQEEHSEEASQERNQEQNPEGENSSGNE, encoded by the coding sequence ATGACGGACGACAATAAAAAAACGCCAACGGATGACAAAATTACAGAATTGTCAGCCTGGCAAAAAAGAAACAAAGAATATTTAGAAAAAAAAGCGCTTGAAAAAGCGGAAGAAGCTGAAACAGAGGAAACTGAAAGCGAAGAAGCAAAAGAAGACGAAGATCTTTCAGAAAAAGAGACAGCTTCCGTCTCAGAGGAAGAATCTGAAGAAATAGAAGAGTCTGAAGAGGAAGATGAATCTGAGGCCGAAGAGGATCCAGATGCGGATGGAGAAAGTTCAGAAGGAGAAGAAGTTGATCCGGCTAAAGAGGAGCTAGATCCTTCAGAGAAACAAGAGAAAAAGCCTTCATTTTTTAAAGGCTTGAAGACGAAAAAACCAAAGAAGGAACCGACAGTGGCAAAACGCCACATCTATCGTGCCCTTCCGGTTATCGGAATCAGCTCGATTGTCGCCCTTCTCTCGATCTACTTTTTAAGCCCCTTATCCACACAGAAAGTGATTGAATTTTCAGGGAACAAGGCGGTTGACCAGCAACTCTTGTATGAAAAAAGTCGCATCAAAGAAGAAGATTATACTCTGACGACTTTCCTTCATAAATCGGTCTATGAACAAAATATGAAAACGGCTAGTCCATGGATCAAAGAAGTGCACATGCATTATCAATTCCCAGTGACCTTTAAAGTCAATATCGTGGAACACAAAGTGGTTGCCTATTATGTGACGGGAGAAGACCACTATCCAGTATTGGAAAATGGAGAAGTAGTGGAGACAGTAACTCCAGCTTCGGAATTGCCGTCCTCCTATATTAGCTTAAAATTCTCAGATCGAGAATTAGTTAGACAATTTGTCCAAGAAATGAAGTCTATTTCTTCGTCCATTACGGATAAAATTGTTTCGGTAGATCTGACTCCGAGCAAGGTCACCAAGGATCTGGTGACCATCACTATGAAAAACGATAATAAAATCTTGGTGCCTGTTTCCCAAATTACCCGCAAGCTTCCTTACTATAAAGCCATTAGTAAGCAATTAGACGATGATTCGACTATCGATATGGAGGCTGGAGTTTTCAGCTATAGTGAACAATCCATCGCAGATGCCAAAGAGCAAGCTGAAAAAGAAAAGGCTGAAAGTACAGAAAAGCAAGAAGAACATTCTGAGGAAGCAAGCCAAGAACGGAATCAAGAACAGAATCCAGAAGGAGAGAATTCTTCTGGGAATGAGTAA
- the ftsZ gene encoding cell division protein FtsZ: protein MTFSFDTAAAQGAVIKVIGVGGGGGNAINRMIDEGVAGVEFIAANTDVQALSSAKAETVIQLGPKLTRGLGAGGQPEVGRKAAEESEEVLTEALQGADMVFITAGMGGGSGTGAAPVIARIAKAVGALTVAVVTRPFGFEGSKRGNFAIEGINELREHVDTLLIISNNNLLEIVDKKTPLLEALSEADNVLRQGVQGITDLITSPGLINLDFADVKTVMENKGNALMGIGVGSGEERVIEAARKAIYSPLLETTIDGAEDVIVNVTGGLDMTLIEAEEASEIVNQAAGHGVNIWLGTSIDESLKDEIRVTVVATGVRQDKVERVSGIASSQRPYKTGPREQRPQAAPFDREFDLKQDVELPTTPSRPAVEPNRGSAFGDWDIRRENIVRQTEPTSTHQVDRYVDSSSDDDELETPPFFRNR, encoded by the coding sequence ATGACATTTTCATTTGACACAGCAGCGGCACAAGGTGCAGTAATTAAAGTAATCGGTGTCGGTGGCGGTGGCGGAAACGCCATCAATCGTATGATTGACGAAGGCGTTGCCGGTGTAGAATTCATCGCAGCTAATACAGATGTTCAAGCACTTTCAAGTGCAAAAGCTGAAACAGTTATCCAATTGGGTCCAAAATTGACTCGTGGATTGGGTGCTGGAGGTCAACCTGAAGTTGGTCGTAAGGCAGCTGAAGAAAGCGAAGAAGTATTAACAGAAGCTTTGCAAGGTGCAGACATGGTCTTCATCACTGCAGGGATGGGTGGAGGATCTGGTACAGGTGCTGCACCAGTCATCGCTCGTATTGCTAAAGCTGTAGGTGCTTTGACAGTAGCAGTTGTCACTCGTCCATTCGGGTTTGAAGGTTCAAAACGTGGCAACTTCGCTATTGAAGGGATCAACGAACTTCGCGAACATGTAGATACCTTGTTGATTATTTCTAATAACAACTTGCTTGAAATTGTAGACAAGAAGACACCGCTTCTTGAAGCTTTGAGTGAAGCAGATAACGTTCTTCGTCAAGGTGTTCAAGGGATCACTGACTTGATCACAAGTCCTGGATTGATCAACCTTGACTTTGCAGACGTGAAGACTGTTATGGAAAACAAAGGAAATGCCCTCATGGGTATTGGTGTTGGTAGCGGTGAAGAACGCGTTATCGAAGCGGCTCGTAAAGCTATTTACTCTCCACTTCTTGAAACTACAATTGATGGTGCAGAAGACGTGATCGTCAACGTAACAGGTGGTTTGGATATGACATTGATCGAAGCAGAAGAAGCTTCAGAAATTGTGAACCAAGCTGCAGGTCACGGAGTGAACATCTGGTTGGGTACATCTATTGATGAATCTCTTAAAGATGAAATCCGCGTGACGGTTGTTGCAACTGGTGTCCGTCAAGACAAGGTAGAACGCGTTAGTGGCATTGCTTCCTCACAACGTCCTTATAAAACAGGACCACGTGAACAACGCCCACAAGCTGCACCATTTGACCGTGAATTTGATTTGAAACAAGATGTTGAATTGCCAACAACTCCAAGTCGTCCAGCGGTAGAACCAAACCGTGGCTCAGCCTTTGGTGATTGGGATATTCGTCGTGAGAATATCGTTCGCCAAACTGAACCAACATCAACACATCAAGTTGATCGTTATGTAGATTCATCTTCAGATGATGATGAATTGGAAACACCACCATTCTTCCGGAATCGTTAA
- a CDS encoding DivIVA domain-containing protein gives MALTALEIKDKTFGVKFRGYDANEVEEFLDIVVRDYEDLVRLNHDQEAKIQALEERLNYFDEMKDSLSQSVLIAQDTAERVKQAANERSENIVRQAEQDAQHLVDEAKQKANEILRHATDNAKKVAVETEELKNKTRVFHQRLKSTIESQLSIIDTPEWDEILRPTAMYIQTSDEAFREIVEKALGESVHHHHAEDDNIDLTRQFSPAEIEELQKRIEAANLELGATQAFEGLNEKVQSALEEAEHARHENEEVVAVEETVQPEDDANRESVNIL, from the coding sequence ATGGCTCTTACTGCTTTAGAAATTAAAGATAAAACTTTTGGCGTTAAATTTAGAGGGTATGATGCGAACGAAGTAGAAGAATTTCTAGATATCGTTGTTCGCGATTATGAAGATCTTGTTCGTTTAAATCATGATCAAGAAGCAAAAATTCAAGCTCTTGAAGAACGCTTAAACTATTTTGATGAAATGAAAGATTCATTGAGTCAATCTGTTTTGATTGCACAAGATACTGCGGAACGTGTCAAACAAGCCGCTAACGAACGTTCTGAAAATATTGTTCGTCAAGCTGAACAAGATGCACAGCACTTAGTAGATGAAGCAAAACAAAAAGCAAATGAAATCCTTCGTCATGCAACGGATAATGCCAAGAAGGTTGCCGTTGAAACAGAGGAATTGAAGAACAAGACACGCGTCTTCCATCAACGTTTGAAATCAACCATCGAAAGCCAATTGAGCATTATCGATACACCTGAATGGGATGAAATTCTTCGTCCAACAGCTATGTACATTCAAACAAGTGATGAAGCTTTCCGTGAAATTGTGGAGAAAGCTTTGGGTGAATCAGTTCACCATCATCATGCAGAAGATGATAACATTGATTTGACTCGTCAATTCTCTCCAGCTGAAATCGAAGAATTGCAAAAACGCATCGAAGCTGCTAATTTAGAATTGGGTGCAACACAAGCGTTTGAAGGCTTGAATGAAAAAGTTCAATCCGCTTTAGAAGAAGCAGAGCACGCTCGTCATGAAAATGAAGAAGTTGTTGCGGTTGAAGAAACTGTTCAACCTGAAGATGATGCAAATCGTGAATCTGTCAATATTTTATAA
- a CDS encoding YggS family pyridoxal phosphate-dependent enzyme, translated as MNLVENADLVRQQVETARNKANRQDQVNVIAVTKYVDVATTEALVKTGIQHIGENRVDKFLEKYQALKEYDLTWHLIGSLQRRKVKDVINLVDYFHALDSVKLAQEIQKRAEHPIKCFLQVNISGEESKHGFAPDELDDVLAEIAQLDKIEIVGLMTMAPFEASQEELQDIFSKTHQLQKQLEKKQLKNMPFSELSMGMSRDFEVAIANGATYVRIGTSFFK; from the coding sequence ATGAATCTGGTAGAGAATGCTGATCTTGTTCGGCAACAAGTAGAAACAGCAAGAAACAAAGCTAACCGTCAAGATCAAGTTAATGTGATAGCTGTCACCAAGTATGTGGATGTTGCCACAACAGAAGCACTGGTGAAAACAGGTATCCAACATATCGGTGAAAATCGTGTCGATAAATTCCTAGAAAAGTATCAAGCTCTCAAAGAGTATGACCTCACTTGGCACTTGATTGGGAGCCTCCAACGGCGGAAAGTAAAAGACGTGATCAATCTCGTCGATTACTTTCATGCCTTGGATTCGGTGAAGCTGGCTCAAGAAATTCAAAAGCGAGCAGAACACCCGATCAAGTGTTTCCTCCAAGTGAACATTTCTGGTGAAGAAAGTAAGCATGGATTTGCACCCGATGAACTGGATGATGTTTTAGCGGAAATCGCACAGCTGGACAAAATTGAAATTGTTGGTTTAATGACGATGGCTCCTTTTGAGGCTAGTCAAGAAGAGTTGCAGGATATTTTTTCAAAAACTCACCAACTTCAGAAACAACTAGAAAAGAAACAATTAAAAAATATGCCTTTTTCAGAACTAAGTATGGGTATGAGTCGTGACTTTGAAGTAGCCATTGCGAACGGAGCGACTTATGTAAGAATTGGGACATCATTTTTTAAATAG
- a CDS encoding YggT family protein — MVIFQYLSNIIQIYSIILVIYALLSWFPGAPQSTLGQMVHRLVEPFLSLFRKLPLQFGGLDFTVLVALLVLNLMNQLLARLFLFLIG; from the coding sequence ATGGTTATCTTTCAATACTTATCAAATATCATTCAAATCTATTCCATCATTCTTGTCATCTATGCCTTACTATCTTGGTTCCCTGGGGCACCTCAAAGTACTCTTGGACAAATGGTTCACCGCCTAGTTGAACCATTTTTGAGCCTTTTTAGAAAGTTACCATTACAGTTTGGGGGCTTGGATTTTACAGTTCTAGTAGCACTTTTGGTCTTGAACTTGATGAATCAGTTATTAGCCCGCTTGTTCCTATTTTTGATTGGATAG
- a CDS encoding DUF1827 family protein, translated as MKLINTTNSHATLVKNQLASTDALLVEVYSAGNTDVIFTQAPTHYELLISNKHRAIRETEVELIREFFLKRKIDLQNIDQSAIKTLYSDKLIEISFPITK; from the coding sequence ATGAAGCTCATTAATACCACCAATAGTCATGCTACCTTGGTTAAAAATCAACTTGCTAGTACTGACGCCTTGCTTGTCGAGGTTTATTCCGCGGGCAATACTGATGTTATTTTTACACAAGCCCCAACCCACTACGAATTGTTGATCAGCAACAAACACCGAGCTATTCGTGAAACTGAAGTAGAATTAATTCGTGAGTTCTTTTTAAAACGTAAGATTGATCTTCAAAACATTGACCAATCCGCTATTAAAACCCTCTACTCTGATAAACTAATTGAAATTTCCTTTCCAATTACTAAGTAA
- the ftsA gene encoding cell division protein FtsA, giving the protein MARDGFFTGLDIGTSSIKVLVAEHVNGEMNVIGVSNAKSAGVKDGIIVDIEAASNAIKNAISQAEEKAGISINLVNVGLPANLLQIEATQGMIPVTSDSKEITDADVENVVKSALTKSMTPDREVITFIPEEFTVDGFQGIRDPRGMMGIRLEMRGLLYTGPRTILHNLRKTVERAGLQVENIIISPLAMIKTVLNEGEREFGATVIDMGGGQTTVASVRSQELQFTNIYQEGGDYVTKDISKVLKTSQKLAEGLKFNYGEAYVPSAGNEVFHVEVIGEVEPVEVTEKYLAEIISARIKHIFEQIKQDLERRHLLDLPGGIVIIGGGAILPGVEELAQEVFGVNVKLFVPNQIGIRNPAFAHVISLSEYAGNLTDVDIIAQAAVHGDEVLRQQPIQFDRPVQPQVQPQPATPAQPVVPAYNAEKIESPVDAQEIPAASNDSKQEQKTTFTDRMKNLIGNMFD; this is encoded by the coding sequence ATGGCTAGAGACGGCTTTTTTACAGGTTTAGATATCGGTACTAGTTCAATAAAAGTATTGGTGGCAGAACATGTCAATGGAGAAATGAATGTAATTGGAGTCAGCAATGCAAAAAGTGCTGGCGTCAAAGATGGAATTATAGTAGATATCGAAGCTGCTTCAAATGCAATTAAAAATGCAATCAGCCAAGCTGAAGAAAAAGCAGGGATTTCAATCAATCTAGTCAATGTTGGGTTGCCTGCAAACTTACTACAAATCGAAGCAACTCAAGGAATGATTCCAGTCACAAGTGATTCGAAAGAAATCACAGATGCAGATGTTGAAAATGTTGTCAAATCTGCACTCACAAAAAGTATGACACCGGATCGTGAAGTAATCACCTTCATTCCTGAAGAATTCACAGTAGATGGATTCCAAGGAATCCGCGATCCACGCGGAATGATGGGGATCCGACTTGAAATGCGTGGCCTTCTTTATACAGGACCTCGTACAATCTTGCACAATTTGCGTAAAACCGTTGAACGTGCAGGCTTACAAGTTGAAAACATCATCATTTCACCGCTTGCGATGATCAAAACAGTCTTGAATGAAGGCGAACGTGAATTTGGAGCAACGGTGATCGATATGGGTGGTGGCCAAACAACGGTGGCGTCTGTTCGTAGCCAAGAACTTCAATTTACAAATATCTACCAAGAAGGTGGCGATTATGTTACCAAAGATATTTCTAAAGTATTGAAAACTTCTCAAAAATTGGCTGAAGGCTTGAAGTTCAACTATGGTGAAGCCTATGTGCCATCTGCTGGGAATGAAGTCTTCCATGTAGAAGTCATCGGTGAAGTAGAGCCAGTTGAAGTGACTGAGAAGTACTTAGCTGAAATCATTTCAGCACGTATCAAACACATCTTTGAGCAAATCAAACAAGACCTTGAGAGAAGACATCTGTTGGATCTTCCTGGAGGTATTGTGATTATCGGTGGAGGTGCAATCCTTCCTGGTGTTGAAGAATTGGCTCAAGAAGTCTTTGGTGTAAATGTGAAATTGTTTGTTCCAAATCAAATTGGAATTCGCAATCCAGCTTTTGCCCATGTAATTAGCTTGTCTGAATATGCAGGCAATTTGACAGATGTGGATATTATTGCTCAAGCTGCGGTTCATGGAGACGAAGTCTTGCGTCAACAACCGATTCAATTTGATCGTCCAGTGCAACCACAAGTACAACCACAACCTGCTACTCCAGCACAACCGGTAGTACCTGCATACAATGCTGAGAAGATTGAATCTCCAGTGGATGCTCAAGAAATTCCAGCAGCAAGCAATGATAGCAAACAAGAACAAAAAACTACATTCACAGACCGAATGAAAAATTTGATCGGTAATATGTTTGATTAA
- a CDS encoding NUDIX hydrolase, with translation MTIPSFGEKKQDVAYVNRYGVYAVIPNKDQDQIILVQAPNGAWFLPGGEIEAGEDHLQALKRELIEELGFTAILGRYYGQADEYFYSSHRDTYYYNPAYIYEVVDYTETQKPLEDFNNLSWFPVEEAIEKLKRGSHKWGIEQWKIAHKN, from the coding sequence ATGACCATTCCAAGTTTTGGTGAAAAGAAACAAGATGTTGCGTATGTGAACCGATACGGTGTCTACGCTGTTATTCCCAATAAGGATCAGGATCAGATCATCCTCGTTCAAGCTCCAAATGGGGCTTGGTTCTTACCTGGCGGGGAAATCGAGGCGGGTGAAGATCACTTGCAAGCTCTGAAACGGGAACTGATCGAAGAATTAGGCTTTACTGCTATTTTAGGGCGATACTATGGCCAAGCAGACGAGTATTTTTATTCTAGCCACCGGGATACCTACTACTACAATCCTGCCTATATTTATGAAGTCGTCGACTACACAGAAACTCAAAAACCACTGGAAGATTTTAACAATCTCTCTTGGTTCCCAGTAGAGGAAGCGATTGAAAAACTGAAACGAGGCAGCCATAAATGGGGCATTGAACAGTGGAAAATTGCCCATAAAAACTAA
- the ileS gene encoding isoleucine--tRNA ligase, giving the protein MKLKETLNLGKRAFPMRAGLPTKEPVWQKEWEDAKLYQRRQELNEGKPHFTLHDGPPYANGNIHVGHAMNKISKDIIVRSKSMSGFYAPYIPGWDTHGLPIEQVLAKQGVKRKEMDLVEYLKLCREYALSQVDKQREDFKRLGVSGDWDHPYVTLTPDYEAAQIRVFGEMANKGYIYRGAKPVYWSWSSESALAEAEIEYHDLVSTSLYYANKVKDGKGVLDTDTYIVVWTTTPFTVTASRGLTVGAEFDYVVVKPAGSDRKYVVASELLPSLSEKFGWENAEVLATYQGKELNHIVTEHPWDPEVDELVILGEHVTLDSGTGIVHTAPGFGEDDYNVGIANGLEVAVTVNERGIMMENAGPDFAGQFYDKVVPTVIEKLGDLLLAQEEISHSYPFDWRTKKPIIWRAVPQWFASVSKFRQDILDEIEKVKFHSEWGKVRLYNMIRDRGDWVISRQRAWGVPLPIFYAEDGTPIMTAETIEHVAQLFEEHGSIIWWQCEAKDLLPEGFTHPGSPNGEFTKETDIMDVWFDSGSSWNGVVVNRPELKYPADLYLEGSDQYRGWFNSSLITSVANHGVAPYKQILSQGFALDGKGEKMSKSLGNTIAPSDVEKQFGAEILRLWVTSVDSSNDVRISMDILSQVSETYRKIRNTLRFLIANTSDFNPAEDAVAYDELRSVDKYMTIRFNQLVKTIRDAYENFEFLTIYKALVNFINVDLSAFYLDFAKDVVYIEGAKSLERRQMQTVFYDILVKITKLLTPILPHTAEEIWSYLEFEEEDFVQLSELPEAQTFANQEEILDTWSAFMDFRGQAQKALEEARNEKVIGKSLEAHLTVYPNEVVKTLLGAVDSDVAQLLIVSELTIAEGPAPEGAVTFEDVAFTVERAAGEVCDRCRRIDPTTAERHYHATICDHCASIVEENFADAVAEGFEAK; this is encoded by the coding sequence ATGAAACTTAAAGAAACATTGAATCTTGGGAAAAGAGCTTTTCCAATGCGGGCTGGGCTTCCAACGAAAGAACCAGTTTGGCAAAAAGAATGGGAAGATGCAAAATTGTATCAACGCCGTCAAGAGTTGAATGAAGGAAAACCGCATTTTACGCTTCATGATGGCCCTCCCTATGCTAACGGAAATATTCACGTAGGACATGCCATGAACAAGATCTCAAAAGATATCATTGTTCGTTCTAAGTCTATGTCAGGATTTTACGCCCCTTATATTCCAGGTTGGGATACTCATGGTTTGCCAATTGAGCAAGTATTGGCTAAACAGGGTGTGAAACGCAAAGAAATGGATTTGGTTGAGTACCTGAAACTCTGCCGTGAATATGCTCTTTCTCAAGTAGATAAACAACGCGAAGACTTCAAACGTTTGGGTGTTTCAGGTGATTGGGATCACCCTTATGTAACCTTGACGCCTGACTATGAAGCAGCGCAAATCCGCGTCTTTGGTGAAATGGCCAATAAAGGCTATATCTACCGTGGAGCTAAGCCAGTTTACTGGTCTTGGTCTTCTGAGTCAGCCCTTGCTGAAGCAGAGATTGAATACCATGATTTGGTTTCAACGTCTCTTTACTATGCGAACAAAGTTAAAGATGGTAAGGGTGTCCTAGATACAGATACCTACATCGTTGTCTGGACAACAACTCCATTTACGGTTACAGCTTCTCGTGGATTGACGGTAGGTGCAGAGTTTGATTATGTCGTAGTGAAACCTGCTGGATCTGACCGCAAGTATGTTGTAGCATCTGAACTCTTGCCAAGCCTTTCTGAAAAATTCGGTTGGGAAAATGCTGAAGTCCTTGCAACTTACCAAGGAAAAGAATTGAACCATATCGTTACAGAACACCCATGGGATCCTGAAGTGGATGAATTGGTGATCCTTGGTGAGCATGTAACCCTTGATTCAGGTACTGGTATCGTCCATACCGCTCCTGGTTTTGGTGAGGATGACTACAATGTAGGGATTGCCAATGGTCTCGAAGTTGCTGTTACTGTTAACGAACGCGGAATCATGATGGAAAATGCTGGCCCTGACTTTGCAGGTCAGTTCTATGACAAGGTTGTTCCAACAGTTATCGAAAAACTTGGTGATTTGCTCCTTGCTCAAGAAGAAATCTCTCACTCCTACCCATTTGACTGGCGTACGAAAAAACCAATCATCTGGCGTGCAGTTCCACAATGGTTTGCCTCAGTATCGAAATTCCGTCAAGATATCTTGGACGAAATTGAAAAAGTGAAGTTCCACTCAGAATGGGGGAAAGTGCGTCTTTATAACATGATTCGTGACCGTGGTGACTGGGTCATCTCTCGTCAACGTGCCTGGGGTGTGCCTCTTCCAATCTTCTATGCAGAAGACGGAACACCAATCATGACAGCTGAAACCATCGAACATGTGGCTCAACTCTTTGAAGAGCATGGTTCGATCATCTGGTGGCAGTGTGAAGCGAAAGACCTCTTGCCAGAAGGGTTTACGCATCCTGGTTCACCGAATGGCGAATTTACAAAAGAAACAGATATCATGGACGTCTGGTTTGACTCAGGTTCATCATGGAATGGGGTTGTGGTGAACCGTCCAGAACTCAAATACCCAGCTGATCTTTACCTTGAAGGTTCAGACCAATATCGTGGTTGGTTCAACTCATCTCTTATCACATCTGTGGCGAATCATGGTGTTGCACCATACAAACAAATCTTGTCTCAAGGTTTTGCTTTAGATGGTAAAGGTGAGAAAATGTCTAAATCACTTGGAAATACCATTGCCCCAAGTGATGTTGAAAAGCAATTTGGTGCTGAAATCTTGCGTCTCTGGGTAACCAGTGTAGACTCAAGTAATGACGTGCGTATCTCAATGGATATCTTGAGCCAAGTGTCTGAGACTTACCGTAAGATCCGGAATACTCTTCGTTTCTTGATTGCCAATACTTCTGACTTTAACCCAGCTGAGGATGCAGTTGCTTATGATGAGCTTCGTTCAGTGGACAAGTACATGACCATTCGCTTTAACCAGCTTGTTAAGACCATCCGTGATGCTTATGAAAACTTTGAGTTCTTGACGATCTACAAGGCGCTTGTTAACTTTATCAACGTTGACTTGTCAGCCTTCTACCTGGATTTTGCCAAGGATGTTGTTTACATCGAAGGAGCGAAATCGCTAGAACGCCGTCAAATGCAAACAGTCTTCTATGATATTTTGGTGAAAATCACGAAACTCTTGACGCCAATTCTTCCTCACACTGCTGAAGAAATCTGGTCTTACCTTGAGTTTGAAGAGGAAGACTTCGTTCAATTGTCAGAATTACCAGAAGCTCAAACATTTGCCAACCAAGAGGAAATCTTGGATACATGGTCAGCCTTCATGGACTTCCGTGGTCAAGCTCAAAAAGCCTTGGAAGAAGCGCGGAATGAAAAAGTGATCGGTAAATCTCTTGAAGCTCACTTAACTGTTTATCCAAATGAAGTTGTGAAAACTCTTCTTGGAGCTGTTGATAGCGATGTTGCTCAACTCTTGATTGTTTCTGAGTTGACCATCGCAGAAGGACCAGCTCCAGAAGGTGCAGTGACCTTTGAAGATGTAGCCTTCACAGTTGAACGTGCCGCTGGTGAAGTTTGTGACCGTTGCCGTCGCATCGATCCAACAACGGCTGAACGTCACTACCACGCAACCATCTGTGATCACTGTGCAAGCATCGTCGAAGAGAACTTTGCGGATGCAGTCGCAGAAGGATTTGAAGCTAAATAA